The Mycolicibacterium monacense genome contains the following window.
TACTCGGGCCCGCTGCTGTCCGATGTCGACTTCGGGGCGTTCTCGCACTCCGCGCTGGTCCGGATCGCCGACGAAGTCTGTCTGCAGATGCACCTGCTGGTGCTGTCGTTCAACCTGGCCGTCGCGGCGCGCGCGAAGGACGATCCGGCGTTGGCGCGCACGATCCGGACCAAGCAGCTCATCGGCATCGCCGGTGTCGCGGCCGAGCGAATCCGCAAGGCGCTCAACCTGTCCAAGGATGTCAAGGGTGCGTTGCGGGTGCTCGAGCTGCATCCCCTGCTGAACCCGGCGGCCTACGTCTGGGCCGACGTCGACCCCGGGTTCCTGCACGTCCGCTCGTCACCGGCGCACGAGGACGGCTCCTGGATCTCGCTGGTCTCCCCGGCCGCCGACCTGCCGTTACAGGCGATCGTGCAAGCGGTGGACCCGCACCTGCGCGCCGAGGTCTCCGGCACCGAGAGTGACTGGACCGTGCGCGTCATCGAGACCGACACCGCGGCCAAGGAACTGCCCGAGGTCGAGGTGTGCAAGTTCAGCGGCGGGGCGTCGTGGGAGTTCGAGGACCGAAAGTCGTTGCCGCTGACGGTGGTCTGAGCACCGATCCCGGAAAAGGGGACTCAGCGGCGGACCGCGGCGCCCACCCAGCGGCGCAGGAACCCGCGCAGCGCCTCGCCCGTGCGCGGTGGGCGACCGGGGTCGACGACGAACGACTGGATGATGCGCAGCAGGTACTCGGCCAACTCGTCGAGATCCTCGTCGCTGAACCCGAGCCCGGTCCAGTCGACGTCGAACCGCCGCACCATCGCCTTGGCGAACTGCAGCGCCACATCGGAGGTGACCGACTCCGAATGCACATCGGCGCGGCCGGGCGTGACGAGCAGGCCGATGTGCTTGTCCTCGGGCAGCCACTCCAACGCGGTGGCGATGGCCTCGGTCACCGCGTCGGCGGGTTCGGTGATGCCCCGGACGTGTTCGGCCAACCTGTCGAGGAAACCGGCAGCGGCATGCACCGCCGCCTCCACGAGCAACGCCTCGGTGCTGGGGAAGTACCGGTAGACGGTCTGGCGCGTGACGCCGAGGGTGCGGGCCACATCGGCGATGCTCAGGTCGGCGCCGCGTTCGTCGATCGCCCGGCCGGCGGCGGCCAGAATCCGTTCGACGGCTTCCTCGTCACTGGCCGGCGCCGAACCCGACCAGCCGTGGGTGCGCATGCGCAGATGCTACTTGGGACCCGCCTCAGCCCCGGTAGCTGACCGGCAGCTCCTTGACGCCGTTGATCCACCCGGACCGCAGCCGTTGCGGTTCGCCCAGTTTCGCGATGTCCGGAATCTGGTCGGCCAACTCGTTGAAGATCAGCTTGATCTCCATGCGGGCCAGGTTGGCGCCGATGCAGTAGTGGGCACCGTTGCCGCCGAACCCGAGATGCGGGTTGGGATCGCGCAGGATGTCGAATTCGAAGGGCGACTCGAAGACGTCCTCGTCGTAATTCGCCGAGCTGTAGAACAGGCCCGCGCGCTGTCCCTCGCGGATGGTCACCCCGCCGAGTTCGACGTCGGCCAGCGCGGTGCGCTGGAAGCAGTGCACCGGGGTGGCCCAGCGCACGATCTCGTCGACCGCGGTCTCGGGGCGTTCCCGGACGAACAGCTCCCACTGGTCGGGGTGCTCGAAGAACGCGTTCATGCCGTGGGTCATCGCGTTGCGGGTGGTCTCGTTGCCGGCCACCGCGAGCAGGATCACGAAGAACGCGAACTCGACGTCACCGAGGGATTCCCCGTCGATATCGGCCTGGATGAGGCGGGTGACGATGTCGTCGGCCGGGCACCGCCTGCGCTCCTCGGCCATGTTGTAGGCGTAGCCCATGAGTTCGGCGTTCGCGACCGTCGGATCGGAGTCGAAATCGGGGTCGTCGGTGTTCATGATGCAGTTCGTCCAGTGGAAGAGCTTCTCCCGGTCGGCTTCGGGGACGCCGATCAGATCGGCGATCGCCTGCAGCGGCAGGCTCATCGCGATGTCGGTGACGAAGTCGCCGCTGCCCTTCTCCCGTGCGGCGGCCACGATCTGGCGTGCGGAGATCGCCAGCTTCTCCTCCAGCGCGGCGACCGAGCGCGGCGTGAACAGCCGGGACACGATCTTGCGGAGCCGGGTGTGTTCCGGGGCGTCGTGGTTGATCAGCAGCGCCTTGGTGAGGTCGAGCTGCTCGGCGGTGACACCTTCGGGCAGACGCATGACCGCACCCTTGGCGTTGGTCGACCACAGGTCACCGTTGCGCGAGATCGATTTGATGTCCTCGTGACGGCTGATGACCCAGTAGCCACCGTCGTCGAAGATCGACTCCTGCTGTTCGTTCCACCAGACCGGTGCGGTCTTGCGCAGCTGCGCGAACTCGTTGACCGGGATGCCCTGCACCAGGACGTCGGGGTCGGTGAAGTCGAAACCGGGGCCGAACGGGCATCGGCTCTCCATGGTCGTCATGACGGCCGCCTCTCAGTGTGACGCTGAACACGCTCACCCACGACCATACACTTCGCCGTGGTCTGTATGCCCAGCGCGGGGTTTAGGGTGCACATGTGCGCGTCCTGGTAATCGGATCCGGTGCCCGTGAACATGCCCTGCTGCTGGCGTTGCGCCGCGACCCCGAGGTCGAGGCACTGGCGGTGGCCCCGGGCAACCCGGGCACGGCCGCTGTCGCCGATCAGCACGACGTCGACATCACCTCCGGTGAGGCCGTCGCCGAACTCGCCCGCCGGATCAGCGCCGACCTGGTGGTCATCGGACCCGAGGTGCCACTGGTGCTCGGCGTCGCCGACGCCGTCCGTGCCGCCGGGGTCGCGTGCTTCGGGCCGAGCCGGAGCGCCGCCCGCATCGAAGGTTCCAAGGCGTACGCCAAGGACGTGATGAATGCCGCAGGCGTCCGCACCGCCGCCAGCGAGATCGTCGACAACCCCGCGCACCTCGACGCCGCACTCGGCCGGTTCGGTCCGCCCGCGGGAGAGGCCGCGTGGGTCGTCAAGGACGACGGCCTTGCCGCGGGCAAGGGTGTGGTGGTGACCGCCGACCGCGACGCGGCGCGCGCCCACGCCGCAAGTCTGCTCGACTCCGGCCACCCTGTGCTGCTGGAGTCGTTCCTCGACGGTCCGGAGGTGTCGCTGTTCTGCGTCGTCGACGGTGAGACCGTGGTGCCGCTACTGCCCGCGCAGGACTTCAAACGCGTCGGTGACGGTGACACCGGACCCAACACCGGCGGTATGGGCGCCTACGCCCCCCTGCCCTGGCTGCCCGCCGACATCACCACGAGCATCGTCGACGACATCGTCAAACCCGTTGCAGCCGAATTGGTTCAACGCGGCAGCTCGTTCTCCGGCCTGCTGTACGCAGGCCTGGCGATCACCTCACGCGGACCGGCCGTCGTCGAGTTCAACTGCCGGTTCGGCGACCCGGAGACCCAATCGGTGCTGGCACTGCTCGACTCGCCGCTCGGGCAGCTGCTGCACGCCGCGGCGACCGGGCGGCTCGCGGAGTTCCCCGAACTGCAATGGCGCGACGGTGCCGCGGTGACGGTCGTGGTGGCCGCCGAGAACTATCCCGGCCGGCCGCGCGTCGGCGACGTGATCACCGGCGCCGACGCCGAGGGCGTGCTGCACGCCGGGACCGCCCGTCGCGACGACGGCGCCATCGTGTCGTCCGGCGGCCGGGTGCTGTCGGTGGTGGGTACCGGCGCCGACCTCGACGCCGCGAGGACGGCCGCCTACTCGACGCTGGCGTCGATCCGGTTGCCGGGCAGCCACTTCCGCAGCGACATCGGGTTGGCCGCGGCCGAGGGCAAGATCACCCTCTAGGCGGCGACGAGCGGGGCCATCCAGGTGATCTCCGCGGGCAGCTGCGAACTCCAGAACCCGCCGTCGTGCCCGCCGGGGGAGAAGCCGCCGGCCGGCGGATTCGGCAACTGCGCAATGAACTGCTCGGTCGCCGAATAGAACGGATCGGAAGTGCCGCAGTCGATCCGGATGGGGATGGCGGCCAACTCGGGACGGCCCCACACACTGTTGGCCGCAAAGTCGTCGGCGCCGTCGAACGCCCCGGGGGCGCTCGCCCCCGCCGACGTCCACAGGGCCGGGCTGACCGCGCAGATCGCCGCCGTGCGCTCGGGACCGAGGCGGGCACCCAGCAGCAGGGCGCCGTAGCCGCCCATCGACCAGCCGAGGAACCCGACGCGCGACGTGTCGAGACCCATCGTGTCCAGCATGGGGATCAGCTCGTCGAGCACCATGGCCCCGGAGTCCTCCCCGGAAGCGCGCCTGTGCCAATAACTTCCGCCGCCGTCGACGGCCACCACCGCGAACGGCGGGAGCCCGGCGGCGGCGGCCTCCGCCAGACCCTGCTCGACTCCGCCGGCCATCACCTGAGCCGCATCGGCGCCCTTGCCGTGCAGTGCGATCACCGGGTGCAGCGCCGCACTCTGCCCGGGGGGCCGGGCGATGGCCCAGTTCGTCTGGACACCGCCGCGCGCGGCCGATACGAACGATCCCGTGAGATAGGTCGGCGCCGCTGCCGGCGGGACCGATGCGGCCGGTGCGGCGGCACCCAGCGCGTGGACGCCTGCGGCGCCCGCGGCCGCACCCGCGGCGAGGCGCAGGGCGGCGCGGCGGC
Protein-coding sequences here:
- the purD gene encoding phosphoribosylamine--glycine ligase — its product is MRVLVIGSGAREHALLLALRRDPEVEALAVAPGNPGTAAVADQHDVDITSGEAVAELARRISADLVVIGPEVPLVLGVADAVRAAGVACFGPSRSAARIEGSKAYAKDVMNAAGVRTAASEIVDNPAHLDAALGRFGPPAGEAAWVVKDDGLAAGKGVVVTADRDAARAHAASLLDSGHPVLLESFLDGPEVSLFCVVDGETVVPLLPAQDFKRVGDGDTGPNTGGMGAYAPLPWLPADITTSIVDDIVKPVAAELVQRGSSFSGLLYAGLAITSRGPAVVEFNCRFGDPETQSVLALLDSPLGQLLHAAATGRLAEFPELQWRDGAAVTVVVAAENYPGRPRVGDVITGADAEGVLHAGTARRDDGAIVSSGGRVLSVVGTGADLDAARTAAYSTLASIRLPGSHFRSDIGLAAAEGKITL
- a CDS encoding TetR/AcrR family transcriptional regulator gives rise to the protein MRTHGWSGSAPASDEEAVERILAAAGRAIDERGADLSIADVARTLGVTRQTVYRYFPSTEALLVEAAVHAAAGFLDRLAEHVRGITEPADAVTEAIATALEWLPEDKHIGLLVTPGRADVHSESVTSDVALQFAKAMVRRFDVDWTGLGFSDEDLDELAEYLLRIIQSFVVDPGRPPRTGEALRGFLRRWVGAAVRR
- a CDS encoding alpha/beta hydrolase — encoded protein: MAAMSAHLSRRAALRLAAGAAAGAAGVHALGAAAPAASVPPAAAPTYLTGSFVSAARGGVQTNWAIARPPGQSAALHPVIALHGKGADAAQVMAGGVEQGLAEAAAAGLPPFAVVAVDGGGSYWHRRASGEDSGAMVLDELIPMLDTMGLDTSRVGFLGWSMGGYGALLLGARLGPERTAAICAVSPALWTSAGASAPGAFDGADDFAANSVWGRPELAAIPIRIDCGTSDPFYSATEQFIAQLPNPPAGGFSPGGHDGGFWSSQLPAEITWMAPLVAA
- a CDS encoding cytochrome P450; translation: MTTMESRCPFGPGFDFTDPDVLVQGIPVNEFAQLRKTAPVWWNEQQESIFDDGGYWVISRHEDIKSISRNGDLWSTNAKGAVMRLPEGVTAEQLDLTKALLINHDAPEHTRLRKIVSRLFTPRSVAALEEKLAISARQIVAAAREKGSGDFVTDIAMSLPLQAIADLIGVPEADREKLFHWTNCIMNTDDPDFDSDPTVANAELMGYAYNMAEERRRCPADDIVTRLIQADIDGESLGDVEFAFFVILLAVAGNETTRNAMTHGMNAFFEHPDQWELFVRERPETAVDEIVRWATPVHCFQRTALADVELGGVTIREGQRAGLFYSSANYDEDVFESPFEFDILRDPNPHLGFGGNGAHYCIGANLARMEIKLIFNELADQIPDIAKLGEPQRLRSGWINGVKELPVSYRG